The following are from one region of the Camarhynchus parvulus chromosome 3, STF_HiC, whole genome shotgun sequence genome:
- the GALM gene encoding aldose 1-epimerase, translated as MTTVRREAFGRMPPEEGGGEVEKFILQSDSVRVEILSFGCIITTLETKDRDGQFSDIVLGFDTLEGYTGKHPFFGTVVGRVANRIANGKFSVDGKEYQLFINNGPNSLHGGAKGFDKVLWSAEVLPNGVRFFRLSPDGEEGYPGDLKVWVTYTLSGRELAINYQAQTSKTTPISLTNHSYFNLAGQGSRDVYDHEISIEADSYLPVDDTQIPTGEVAAVSGTGFDLRQPVELGKHLQKFHLDGFDHNFCLHQGQDRRLVARVFHPPTGRTMEVHTTQPGIQFYTGNFLDGSLKGKGGATYPKHSAFCLETQNWPDAVNKPHFPNALLHPGEEYNHTTWLVFNTA; from the exons ATGACGACGGTGCGGAGAGAGGCGTTCGGGCGGATGCCTCCGGAGGAGGGAGGCGGAGAGGTGGAGAAGTTCATCTTACAGTCGGACAGCGTGAGAGTGGAGATCCTGTCTTTTGGGTGCATCATCACCACTCTGGAGACAAAAGACAGGGATGGGCAGTTTTCAGATATTGTCCTAGGATTTGACACTTTAGAAG GTTACACGGGGAAGCACCCGTTCTTCGGTACTGTCGTGGGCCGTGTTGCCAACAGGATTGCAAACGGGAAGTTCAGTGTGGACGGGAAGGAGTATCAGCTGTTCATCAACAACGGGCCCAACAGCCTGCACGGAGGAGCCAAGGGATTTGACAAG GTTCTCTGGAGCGCCGAGGTGCTCCCGAATGGCGTCCGCTTCTTCCGGCTCAGCCCCGACGGCGAGGAAGGCTACCCTGGTGACCTGAAAGTCTGGGTCACCTACACCCTTAGTGGCAGGGAGCTGGCCATCAACTACCAGGCCCAGACCAGCAAGACAACTCCCATCAGCCTGACAAACCACTCCTACTTCAACCTGGCAGGGCAG ggctcccgGGATGTCTATGACCACGAGATCTCCATTGAAGCAGATTCCTACCTGCCTGTGGATGACACCCAGATCCCTACTG GGGAGGTGGCCGCCGTGTCGGGCACTGGATTTGATCTCCGGCAGCCTGTGGAGCTGGGCAAGCACTTGCAGAAGTTTCACCTGGATGGCTTTGACCACAACTTCTGCCTGCACCAGGGGCAGGATCGACGCCTTGTGGCCAG GGTTTTCCACCCGCCTACCGGCAGGACCATGGAGGTTCACACCACCCAGCCTGGCATCCAGTTTTACACTGGGAACTTCCTGGATGGCTCCCTGAAGGGCAAAGGTGGTGCCACGTACCCCAAGCACTCGGCTTTCTGCCTGGAAACCCAGAACTGGCCCGATGCTGTTAACAAG cCTCATTTCCCCAATGCCTTGCTCCATCCGGGTGAGGAATACAACCACACCACATGGCTCGTGTTCAACACTGCTTGA